One region of Synechococcus sp. UW69 genomic DNA includes:
- a CDS encoding DUF3598 family protein → MALALPSLCSRIKTRLIVDEWELLLRNVGEWRGWFDTMDRSLQRTKRQPSLLTLQPALSGIALHLTLLFWPEGSGSLLQTPAGEPEKRIVQSFMRVDADMGVFATGSFSRGTLHRSNWSTLYAEFGFLHNERRHRLVLLWDSAGQLDRIVLIREFLVGSSAVECPPLEANQLMGDWRCDINSPGDGLRLEADDLEQWVFLPDGGAFLAPLQIDPNQTFSIEALWLSSPTRLERIARRYAINGALTSVDHQLLTR, encoded by the coding sequence TTGGCCCTGGCTCTGCCTAGCCTCTGCAGTCGGATCAAGACCAGGCTGATCGTGGATGAATGGGAGCTTCTGCTGCGGAACGTTGGTGAGTGGCGCGGCTGGTTCGACACCATGGACCGATCGTTGCAACGAACCAAACGTCAGCCATCTCTGCTCACGCTGCAACCGGCGCTCTCCGGCATCGCTCTTCATCTGACGTTGCTGTTCTGGCCGGAGGGGTCGGGATCTCTCCTACAAACTCCCGCCGGCGAGCCTGAAAAGCGGATTGTTCAAAGCTTCATGCGCGTGGATGCCGATATGGGTGTCTTCGCTACGGGCAGCTTTTCCAGAGGCACGCTGCACCGGTCCAACTGGAGCACGCTCTATGCCGAATTCGGTTTTTTGCACAACGAACGGCGCCATCGCCTGGTTCTGCTTTGGGACAGTGCAGGGCAGTTGGATCGGATCGTTTTGATCCGGGAGTTCCTTGTCGGGAGTTCAGCGGTCGAGTGTCCACCCTTGGAGGCCAATCAACTTATGGGGGACTGGCGTTGCGACATCAACTCCCCAGGAGATGGCCTTCGGCTTGAAGCGGACGATCTTGAGCAGTGGGTCTTCTTGCCCGACGGAGGTGCGTTTCTGGCGCCGCTGCAGATTGATCCCAACCAGACGTTCAGCATCGAAGCGCTTTGGTTGTCGAGTCCGACGCGTCTCGAGCGAATTGCGCGTCGTTATGCAATCAACGGTGCGCTGACGTCGGTGGATCATCAGCTGCTTACCCGTTGA